The following coding sequences lie in one Musa acuminata AAA Group cultivar baxijiao chromosome BXJ3-1, Cavendish_Baxijiao_AAA, whole genome shotgun sequence genomic window:
- the LOC135629315 gene encoding putative acyl-activating enzyme 19 isoform X3: MPADDSGGDAGKKLCCISHVFFEAASKNSARTAVVHATGGIQRRGEAVEGSAALSVEEGSSLPIYPGDVCFTWGDVLSAVESLSRRIRWVLDGGDDPDLVRPQGYCGSKQIAMAEDPLTLDFRMPQIVGICIPPSVEYIVAVLAILRCGEAFLPLDPSWSEERILSVISSSKTGLIIKCASFYRTQQLEAIDWIVERSSCSVLYADMKMDSERELCWPDLIWPCESRSPRRFSYLMYTSGSTGKSKGVCGTEEGLLNRFQWMQGLIPLCSKDILLFKTSTSFIDHLQEFLGAILTCTLLVIPPFNEFTANPICLVNLLKAYCISRLTCVPSLMRLVLPKLKHSYIRGCNPLEVLILSGEVLSISLCRSLLETLPETTILNLYGSTEVSGDCTYFDCKNLASVLETESLSSVPIGIAISNCDISLGEFDNPDEGEIFVSGPCLFAGYLDEHLNDNPKGNSSGLQFRTGDFAKRLQSGDLVFLGRNDRTVKINGQRVAMEEIESMLKEHPEVSDAAVTFHGTDGVSTHLEAYFVMKISEDLQKENKHSSDEQHLIENLITSIRSWLVKKLPAVMIPSYYFCMRSLPTLASGKIDYLKLSSSICMPKQRRSYFEMNQTSDSLLQIIKEVFCDALLVQEVSDYDDFFLMGGNSISAAQAAHKLGIDMRLIYMFPTPLKLLNGLIERKELHENFIGPDNGFRKRSKVYGNVPGALDLSTGEVQRSFPPERSSQPYIGVQVHDLSIEHNVQQSISNSENIYFKQEVSFLPPDSLGATSSDNGLWPSKSNRHKMSAFGRCNKIMDELECDLDNTNRLWLSIKTPRSRKGSLEELWKILLESCVDASPLIVLMDDNLHLLIGSHSHIFLCIDALSGSIRWEVKLEGRVECSAAITGDFSQVVVGCYRGKIYFLDFVTGNISWYFQTDGEVKMQPIVDKTRNLIWCGSHDQSLYALDYKEHCLVYKVSCGGSIFGSPYIDVVVPFSVTWLFEAGVPIFGSLSMDSKCRNVICCMVDGHVLALSPEGAVVWKAVVGGPIFAGACISSVLAGQILVCCRNGSLYSFDLEGATLWEYQIGDPITSSAYVDEQTELISESSRPHERLACICGSSGSVHVIRISTEPKRGASTADELPQIPMVEEFARMDLPGDIFSSPVMIGGRIFLGCRDDYVHCIAVVP; this comes from the exons ATGCCCGCCGATGACAGCGGTGGCGACGCTGGGAAGAAGCTGTGTTGCATCTCCCACGTCTTCTTCGAAGCTGCCTCCAAGAACTCTGCCCGCACTGCCGTTGTCCACGCCACCGGCGGCATCCAACGGCGAGGGGAGGCCGTCGAGGGTTCAGCCGCTCTCTCCGTGGAGGAGGGTTCGTCCCTTCCGATCTACCCCGGCGACGTGTGCTTTACCTGGGGTGACGTCTTATCGGCGGTAGAATCCTTGAGCCGTCGCATCCGTTGGGTTCTCGATGGAGGAGACGATCCTGATCTCGTTCGGCCTCAAG GGTATTGTGGCTCAAAGCAGATTGCCATGGCAGAGGATCCACTGACACTGGATTTCCGAATGCCACAAATTGTGGGCATTTGTATTCCCCCTTCTGTGGAATATATAGTTGCAGTCCTTGCAATTCTTAGATGTGGGGAGGCTTTCTTGCCATTAGACCCTTCATGGTCAGAAGAAAGGATACTCTCAGTTATTTCTTCTTCAAAAACTGGCCTTATAATCAAGTGTGCATCATTTTATAGAACTCAGCAACTTGAGGCAATTGATTGGATTGTGGAAAGGAGTAGTTGTTCAGTTTTGTATGCAGATATGAAAATGGATTCTGAGAGGGAGCTTTGTTGGCCTGATCTTATTTGGCCTTGTGAGAGCAGAAGCCCGAGAAGATTCTCTTATTTGATGTACACATCTGGTTCAACTGGAAAATCAAAAGGTGTCTGTGGTACAGAAGAAG gccttcTGAACCGATTTCAGTGGATGCAAGGATTGATTCCTCTATGCAGCAAGGACATATTGTTGTTCAAGACATCTACTAGCTTTATTGACCATCTACAGGAGTTTCTTGGGGCTATTTTAACTTGCACATTGCTCGTCATTCCTCCATTTAATGAGTTTACAGCTAATCCAATCTGTTTAGTCAATCTTCTTAAG GCATACTGTATTTCAAGATTGACATGTGtcccttctttgatgaggctggTTCTTCCTAAATTGAAGCATTCTTATATCCGAGGTTGTAATCCTCTGGAAGTATTGATCCTTAGTGGGGAGGTCTTATCTATTTCATTGTGTCGAAGTCTGCTTGAAACTTTGCCAGAGACAACGATTCTCAATCTCTATGGAAGTACAGAG GTATCAGGTGACTGCACATATTTTGattgcaaaaatttagcaagtgttttgGAAACTGAATCACTAAGCAGTGTGCCTATTGGAATTGCTATCTCAAATTGTGATATCAGTCTTGGTGAATTCGACAACCCCGATGAGGGCGAAATCTTTGTTTCTGGGCCATGCTTGTTTGCAGGATACCTTGATGAACACTTAAATGACAATCCTAAGGGTAACAGTAGTGGGTTACAATTCAGGACTGGTGACTTTGCAAAACGTCTACAAAGTGGAGATCTTGTTTTTCTAGGAAGAAATGACCGCACTGTAAAAATCAATGGGCAACGGGTTGCTATGGAGGAGATTGAGAGTATGCTAAAGGAACATCCTGAAGTAAGTGATGCTGCTGTAACTTTTCATGGAACAGATGGAGTATCAACCCACCTAGAGGCATACTTTGTAATGAAAATTTCCGAGGATCTTCAGAAAGAAAataaacactcttcagatgagcagCATTTGATTGAAAACCTGATCACATCTATCCGTAGTTGGTTGGTCAAGAAACTTCCAGCAGTAATGATCCCAAGTTATTATTTCTGTATGAGATCATTGCCGACCTTGGCCTCTGGGAAAATTGATTATctcaagctttcaagttcaatatgTATGCCAAAGCAGCGTAGAAGTTATTTTGAAATGAATCAGACTTCTGATAGTCTGTTGCAAATTATTAAAGAA GTATTTTGTGATGCATTATTGGTTCAAGAAGTTTCAGACTATGATGACTTCTTCTTGATGGGTGGTAACTCCATTTCTGCTGCCCAAGCTGCACATAAGTTGGGGATTGATATGAGATTAATTTATATGTTTCCTACTCCACTTAAGCTTCTAAATGGTCTAATAGAGAGGAAAGAATTGCATGAGAATTTTATTGGACCTGATAATGGGTTCAGGAAAAGATCAAAAGTTTATGGTAATGTGCCTGGTGCTCTTGATTTATCAACTGGAGAAGTGCAAAGAAGTTTTCCACCTGAAAGATCATCACAACCATATATTGGTGTCCAGGTCCATGATCTCTCCATAGAACATAATGTACAACAATCGATTAGTAACTCTGAGAATATTTACTTTAAGCAAGAAGTTTCTTTTCTACCTCCAGATTCACTTGGTGCAACTTCGAGTGATAATGGCCTGTGGCCTTCAAAAAGTAATAGGCATAAGATGTCTGCGTTCGGTCGTTGTAATAAAATTATGGATGAACTTGAATGTGACTTGGATAACACAAATAGATTATGGTTGTCAATTAAGACTCCAAGGAGTAGAAAAGGGTCTTTGGAAGAGCTCTGGAAAATCTTGCTCGAGTCATGTGTTGATGCTTCACCTTTGATTGTGTTAATGGATGACAACTTACACCTTCTCATTGGATCTCACTCCCACATATTTCTTTGCATTGATGCACTCAG TGGATCTATACGATGGGAAGTTAAGTTAGAAGGTCGTGTTGAGTGTTCGGCAGCAATTACTGGTGATTTTTCACAG GTTGTAGTTGGCTGCTATAGAGGAAAAATCTATTTTCTTGATTTTGTAACTGGGAACATATCTTGGTACTTTCAAACAGATGGAGAG GTTAAGATGCAGCCAATTGTTGATAAGACAAGAAACTTGATATG GTGTGGttctcatgatcagtctctatatgCATTGGACTACAAGGAACATTGTTTAGTTTACAAAGTTTCTTGTGGTGGGAGCATATTTGGTTCGCCTTATATTGATGTG gtAGTACCATTCAGTGTGACATGGCTTTTTGAGGCAGGAGTGCCAATATTTGGATCTCTGTCTATGGACTCCAAATGCAGAAATG TTATTTGTTGCATGGTGGACGGTCATGTGCTCGCATTGAGTCCAGAAGGAGCTGTAGTTTGGAAG GCTGTTGTTGGTGGTCCAATTTTTGCTGGAGCTTGCATTTCCTCTGTTCTTGCAGGCCAG ATTTTGGTTTGTTGTCGAAATGGAAGCTTATACTCATTTGATTTG
- the LOC135629315 gene encoding putative acyl-activating enzyme 19 isoform X1, with translation MPADDSGGDAGKKLCCISHVFFEAASKNSARTAVVHATGGIQRRGEAVEGSAALSVEEGSSLPIYPGDVCFTWGDVLSAVESLSRRIRWVLDGGDDPDLVRPQGYCGSKQIAMAEDPLTLDFRMPQIVGICIPPSVEYIVAVLAILRCGEAFLPLDPSWSEERILSVISSSKTGLIIKCASFYRTQQLEAIDWIVERSSCSVLYADMKMDSERELCWPDLIWPCESRSPRRFSYLMYTSGSTGKSKGVCGTEEGLLNRFQWMQGLIPLCSKDILLFKTSTSFIDHLQEFLGAILTCTLLVIPPFNEFTANPICLVNLLKAYCISRLTCVPSLMRLVLPKLKHSYIRGCNPLEVLILSGEVLSISLCRSLLETLPETTILNLYGSTEVSGDCTYFDCKNLASVLETESLSSVPIGIAISNCDISLGEFDNPDEGEIFVSGPCLFAGYLDEHLNDNPKGNSSGLQFRTGDFAKRLQSGDLVFLGRNDRTVKINGQRVAMEEIESMLKEHPEVSDAAVTFHGTDGVSTHLEAYFVMKISEDLQKENKHSSDEQHLIENLITSIRSWLVKKLPAVMIPSYYFCMRSLPTLASGKIDYLKLSSSICMPKQRRSYFEMNQTSDSLLQIIKEVFCDALLVQEVSDYDDFFLMGGNSISAAQAAHKLGIDMRLIYMFPTPLKLLNGLIERKELHENFIGPDNGFRKRSKVYGNVPGALDLSTGEVQRSFPPERSSQPYIGVQVHDLSIEHNVQQSISNSENIYFKQEVSFLPPDSLGATSSDNGLWPSKSNRHKMSAFGRCNKIMDELECDLDNTNRLWLSIKTPRSRKGSLEELWKILLESCVDASPLIVLMDDNLHLLIGSHSHIFLCIDALSGSIRWEVKLEGRVECSAAITGDFSQVVVGCYRGKIYFLDFVTGNISWYFQTDGEVKMQPIVDKTRNLIWCGSHDQSLYALDYKEHCLVYKVSCGGSIFGSPYIDVVHNMIYVASTSGRVTGISLAVVPFSVTWLFEAGVPIFGSLSMDSKCRNVICCMVDGHVLALSPEGAVVWKAVVGGPIFAGACISSVLAGQILVCCRNGSLYSFDLEGATLWEYQIGDPITSSAYVDEQTELISESSRPHERLACICGSSGSVHVIRISTEPKRGASTADELPQIPMVEEFARMDLPGDIFSSPVMIGGRIFLGCRDDYVHCIAVVP, from the exons ATGCCCGCCGATGACAGCGGTGGCGACGCTGGGAAGAAGCTGTGTTGCATCTCCCACGTCTTCTTCGAAGCTGCCTCCAAGAACTCTGCCCGCACTGCCGTTGTCCACGCCACCGGCGGCATCCAACGGCGAGGGGAGGCCGTCGAGGGTTCAGCCGCTCTCTCCGTGGAGGAGGGTTCGTCCCTTCCGATCTACCCCGGCGACGTGTGCTTTACCTGGGGTGACGTCTTATCGGCGGTAGAATCCTTGAGCCGTCGCATCCGTTGGGTTCTCGATGGAGGAGACGATCCTGATCTCGTTCGGCCTCAAG GGTATTGTGGCTCAAAGCAGATTGCCATGGCAGAGGATCCACTGACACTGGATTTCCGAATGCCACAAATTGTGGGCATTTGTATTCCCCCTTCTGTGGAATATATAGTTGCAGTCCTTGCAATTCTTAGATGTGGGGAGGCTTTCTTGCCATTAGACCCTTCATGGTCAGAAGAAAGGATACTCTCAGTTATTTCTTCTTCAAAAACTGGCCTTATAATCAAGTGTGCATCATTTTATAGAACTCAGCAACTTGAGGCAATTGATTGGATTGTGGAAAGGAGTAGTTGTTCAGTTTTGTATGCAGATATGAAAATGGATTCTGAGAGGGAGCTTTGTTGGCCTGATCTTATTTGGCCTTGTGAGAGCAGAAGCCCGAGAAGATTCTCTTATTTGATGTACACATCTGGTTCAACTGGAAAATCAAAAGGTGTCTGTGGTACAGAAGAAG gccttcTGAACCGATTTCAGTGGATGCAAGGATTGATTCCTCTATGCAGCAAGGACATATTGTTGTTCAAGACATCTACTAGCTTTATTGACCATCTACAGGAGTTTCTTGGGGCTATTTTAACTTGCACATTGCTCGTCATTCCTCCATTTAATGAGTTTACAGCTAATCCAATCTGTTTAGTCAATCTTCTTAAG GCATACTGTATTTCAAGATTGACATGTGtcccttctttgatgaggctggTTCTTCCTAAATTGAAGCATTCTTATATCCGAGGTTGTAATCCTCTGGAAGTATTGATCCTTAGTGGGGAGGTCTTATCTATTTCATTGTGTCGAAGTCTGCTTGAAACTTTGCCAGAGACAACGATTCTCAATCTCTATGGAAGTACAGAG GTATCAGGTGACTGCACATATTTTGattgcaaaaatttagcaagtgttttgGAAACTGAATCACTAAGCAGTGTGCCTATTGGAATTGCTATCTCAAATTGTGATATCAGTCTTGGTGAATTCGACAACCCCGATGAGGGCGAAATCTTTGTTTCTGGGCCATGCTTGTTTGCAGGATACCTTGATGAACACTTAAATGACAATCCTAAGGGTAACAGTAGTGGGTTACAATTCAGGACTGGTGACTTTGCAAAACGTCTACAAAGTGGAGATCTTGTTTTTCTAGGAAGAAATGACCGCACTGTAAAAATCAATGGGCAACGGGTTGCTATGGAGGAGATTGAGAGTATGCTAAAGGAACATCCTGAAGTAAGTGATGCTGCTGTAACTTTTCATGGAACAGATGGAGTATCAACCCACCTAGAGGCATACTTTGTAATGAAAATTTCCGAGGATCTTCAGAAAGAAAataaacactcttcagatgagcagCATTTGATTGAAAACCTGATCACATCTATCCGTAGTTGGTTGGTCAAGAAACTTCCAGCAGTAATGATCCCAAGTTATTATTTCTGTATGAGATCATTGCCGACCTTGGCCTCTGGGAAAATTGATTATctcaagctttcaagttcaatatgTATGCCAAAGCAGCGTAGAAGTTATTTTGAAATGAATCAGACTTCTGATAGTCTGTTGCAAATTATTAAAGAA GTATTTTGTGATGCATTATTGGTTCAAGAAGTTTCAGACTATGATGACTTCTTCTTGATGGGTGGTAACTCCATTTCTGCTGCCCAAGCTGCACATAAGTTGGGGATTGATATGAGATTAATTTATATGTTTCCTACTCCACTTAAGCTTCTAAATGGTCTAATAGAGAGGAAAGAATTGCATGAGAATTTTATTGGACCTGATAATGGGTTCAGGAAAAGATCAAAAGTTTATGGTAATGTGCCTGGTGCTCTTGATTTATCAACTGGAGAAGTGCAAAGAAGTTTTCCACCTGAAAGATCATCACAACCATATATTGGTGTCCAGGTCCATGATCTCTCCATAGAACATAATGTACAACAATCGATTAGTAACTCTGAGAATATTTACTTTAAGCAAGAAGTTTCTTTTCTACCTCCAGATTCACTTGGTGCAACTTCGAGTGATAATGGCCTGTGGCCTTCAAAAAGTAATAGGCATAAGATGTCTGCGTTCGGTCGTTGTAATAAAATTATGGATGAACTTGAATGTGACTTGGATAACACAAATAGATTATGGTTGTCAATTAAGACTCCAAGGAGTAGAAAAGGGTCTTTGGAAGAGCTCTGGAAAATCTTGCTCGAGTCATGTGTTGATGCTTCACCTTTGATTGTGTTAATGGATGACAACTTACACCTTCTCATTGGATCTCACTCCCACATATTTCTTTGCATTGATGCACTCAG TGGATCTATACGATGGGAAGTTAAGTTAGAAGGTCGTGTTGAGTGTTCGGCAGCAATTACTGGTGATTTTTCACAG GTTGTAGTTGGCTGCTATAGAGGAAAAATCTATTTTCTTGATTTTGTAACTGGGAACATATCTTGGTACTTTCAAACAGATGGAGAG GTTAAGATGCAGCCAATTGTTGATAAGACAAGAAACTTGATATG GTGTGGttctcatgatcagtctctatatgCATTGGACTACAAGGAACATTGTTTAGTTTACAAAGTTTCTTGTGGTGGGAGCATATTTGGTTCGCCTTATATTGATGTG GTACACAACATGATATATGTTGCATCTACAAGTGGCCGTGTGACTGGCATATCTTTAGCG gtAGTACCATTCAGTGTGACATGGCTTTTTGAGGCAGGAGTGCCAATATTTGGATCTCTGTCTATGGACTCCAAATGCAGAAATG TTATTTGTTGCATGGTGGACGGTCATGTGCTCGCATTGAGTCCAGAAGGAGCTGTAGTTTGGAAG GCTGTTGTTGGTGGTCCAATTTTTGCTGGAGCTTGCATTTCCTCTGTTCTTGCAGGCCAG ATTTTGGTTTGTTGTCGAAATGGAAGCTTATACTCATTTGATTTG
- the LOC135629315 gene encoding putative acyl-activating enzyme 19 isoform X2 — MPADDSGGDAGKKLCCISHVFFEAASKNSARTAVVHATGGIQRRGEAVEGSAALSVEEGSSLPIYPGDVCFTWGDVLSAVESLSRRIRWVLDGGDDPDLVRPQGYCGSKQIAMAEDPLTLDFRMPQIVGICIPPSVEYIVAVLAILRCGEAFLPLDPSWSEERILSVISSSKTGLIIKCASFYRTQQLEAIDWIVERSSCSVLYADMKMDSERELCWPDLIWPCESRSPRRFSYLMYTSGSTGKSKGVCGTEEGLLNRFQWMQGLIPLCSKDILLFKTSTSFIDHLQEFLGAILTCTLLVIPPFNEFTANPICLVNLLKAYCISRLTCVPSLMRLVLPKLKHSYIRGCNPLEVLILSGEVLSISLCRSLLETLPETTILNLYGSTEVSGDCTYFDCKNLASVLETESLSSVPIGIAISNCDISLGEFDNPDEGEIFVSGPCLFAGYLDEHLNDNPKGNSSGLQFRTGDFAKRLQSGDLVFLGRNDRTVKINGQRVAMEEIESMLKEHPEVSDAAVTFHGTDGVSTHLEAYFVMKISEDLQKENKHSSDEQHLIENLITSIRSWLVKKLPAVMIPSYYFCMRSLPTLASGKIDYLKLSSSICMPKQRRSYFEMNQTSDSLLQIIKEVFCDALLVQEVSDYDDFFLMGGNSISAAQAAHKLGIDMRLIYMFPTPLKLLNGLIERKELHENFIGPDNGFRKRSKVYGNVPGALDLSTGEVQRSFPPERSSQPYIGVQVHDLSIEHNVQQSISNSENIYFKQEVSFLPPDSLGATSSDNGLWPSKSNRHKMSAFGRCNKIMDELECDLDNTNRLWLSIKTPRSRKGSLEELWKILLESCVDASPLIVLMDDNLHLLIGSHSHIFLCIDALSGSIRWEVKLEGRVECSAAITGDFSQVVVGCYRGKIYFLDFVTGNISWYFQTDGEVKMQPIVDKTRNLIWCGSHDQSLYALDYKEHCLVYKVSCGGSIFGSPYIDVVHNMIYVASTSGRVTGISLAVVPFSVTWLFEAGVPIFGSLSMDSKCRNVICCMVDGHVLALSPEGAVVWKILVCCRNGSLYSFDLEGATLWEYQIGDPITSSAYVDEQTELISESSRPHERLACICGSSGSVHVIRISTEPKRGASTADELPQIPMVEEFARMDLPGDIFSSPVMIGGRIFLGCRDDYVHCIAVVP, encoded by the exons ATGCCCGCCGATGACAGCGGTGGCGACGCTGGGAAGAAGCTGTGTTGCATCTCCCACGTCTTCTTCGAAGCTGCCTCCAAGAACTCTGCCCGCACTGCCGTTGTCCACGCCACCGGCGGCATCCAACGGCGAGGGGAGGCCGTCGAGGGTTCAGCCGCTCTCTCCGTGGAGGAGGGTTCGTCCCTTCCGATCTACCCCGGCGACGTGTGCTTTACCTGGGGTGACGTCTTATCGGCGGTAGAATCCTTGAGCCGTCGCATCCGTTGGGTTCTCGATGGAGGAGACGATCCTGATCTCGTTCGGCCTCAAG GGTATTGTGGCTCAAAGCAGATTGCCATGGCAGAGGATCCACTGACACTGGATTTCCGAATGCCACAAATTGTGGGCATTTGTATTCCCCCTTCTGTGGAATATATAGTTGCAGTCCTTGCAATTCTTAGATGTGGGGAGGCTTTCTTGCCATTAGACCCTTCATGGTCAGAAGAAAGGATACTCTCAGTTATTTCTTCTTCAAAAACTGGCCTTATAATCAAGTGTGCATCATTTTATAGAACTCAGCAACTTGAGGCAATTGATTGGATTGTGGAAAGGAGTAGTTGTTCAGTTTTGTATGCAGATATGAAAATGGATTCTGAGAGGGAGCTTTGTTGGCCTGATCTTATTTGGCCTTGTGAGAGCAGAAGCCCGAGAAGATTCTCTTATTTGATGTACACATCTGGTTCAACTGGAAAATCAAAAGGTGTCTGTGGTACAGAAGAAG gccttcTGAACCGATTTCAGTGGATGCAAGGATTGATTCCTCTATGCAGCAAGGACATATTGTTGTTCAAGACATCTACTAGCTTTATTGACCATCTACAGGAGTTTCTTGGGGCTATTTTAACTTGCACATTGCTCGTCATTCCTCCATTTAATGAGTTTACAGCTAATCCAATCTGTTTAGTCAATCTTCTTAAG GCATACTGTATTTCAAGATTGACATGTGtcccttctttgatgaggctggTTCTTCCTAAATTGAAGCATTCTTATATCCGAGGTTGTAATCCTCTGGAAGTATTGATCCTTAGTGGGGAGGTCTTATCTATTTCATTGTGTCGAAGTCTGCTTGAAACTTTGCCAGAGACAACGATTCTCAATCTCTATGGAAGTACAGAG GTATCAGGTGACTGCACATATTTTGattgcaaaaatttagcaagtgttttgGAAACTGAATCACTAAGCAGTGTGCCTATTGGAATTGCTATCTCAAATTGTGATATCAGTCTTGGTGAATTCGACAACCCCGATGAGGGCGAAATCTTTGTTTCTGGGCCATGCTTGTTTGCAGGATACCTTGATGAACACTTAAATGACAATCCTAAGGGTAACAGTAGTGGGTTACAATTCAGGACTGGTGACTTTGCAAAACGTCTACAAAGTGGAGATCTTGTTTTTCTAGGAAGAAATGACCGCACTGTAAAAATCAATGGGCAACGGGTTGCTATGGAGGAGATTGAGAGTATGCTAAAGGAACATCCTGAAGTAAGTGATGCTGCTGTAACTTTTCATGGAACAGATGGAGTATCAACCCACCTAGAGGCATACTTTGTAATGAAAATTTCCGAGGATCTTCAGAAAGAAAataaacactcttcagatgagcagCATTTGATTGAAAACCTGATCACATCTATCCGTAGTTGGTTGGTCAAGAAACTTCCAGCAGTAATGATCCCAAGTTATTATTTCTGTATGAGATCATTGCCGACCTTGGCCTCTGGGAAAATTGATTATctcaagctttcaagttcaatatgTATGCCAAAGCAGCGTAGAAGTTATTTTGAAATGAATCAGACTTCTGATAGTCTGTTGCAAATTATTAAAGAA GTATTTTGTGATGCATTATTGGTTCAAGAAGTTTCAGACTATGATGACTTCTTCTTGATGGGTGGTAACTCCATTTCTGCTGCCCAAGCTGCACATAAGTTGGGGATTGATATGAGATTAATTTATATGTTTCCTACTCCACTTAAGCTTCTAAATGGTCTAATAGAGAGGAAAGAATTGCATGAGAATTTTATTGGACCTGATAATGGGTTCAGGAAAAGATCAAAAGTTTATGGTAATGTGCCTGGTGCTCTTGATTTATCAACTGGAGAAGTGCAAAGAAGTTTTCCACCTGAAAGATCATCACAACCATATATTGGTGTCCAGGTCCATGATCTCTCCATAGAACATAATGTACAACAATCGATTAGTAACTCTGAGAATATTTACTTTAAGCAAGAAGTTTCTTTTCTACCTCCAGATTCACTTGGTGCAACTTCGAGTGATAATGGCCTGTGGCCTTCAAAAAGTAATAGGCATAAGATGTCTGCGTTCGGTCGTTGTAATAAAATTATGGATGAACTTGAATGTGACTTGGATAACACAAATAGATTATGGTTGTCAATTAAGACTCCAAGGAGTAGAAAAGGGTCTTTGGAAGAGCTCTGGAAAATCTTGCTCGAGTCATGTGTTGATGCTTCACCTTTGATTGTGTTAATGGATGACAACTTACACCTTCTCATTGGATCTCACTCCCACATATTTCTTTGCATTGATGCACTCAG TGGATCTATACGATGGGAAGTTAAGTTAGAAGGTCGTGTTGAGTGTTCGGCAGCAATTACTGGTGATTTTTCACAG GTTGTAGTTGGCTGCTATAGAGGAAAAATCTATTTTCTTGATTTTGTAACTGGGAACATATCTTGGTACTTTCAAACAGATGGAGAG GTTAAGATGCAGCCAATTGTTGATAAGACAAGAAACTTGATATG GTGTGGttctcatgatcagtctctatatgCATTGGACTACAAGGAACATTGTTTAGTTTACAAAGTTTCTTGTGGTGGGAGCATATTTGGTTCGCCTTATATTGATGTG GTACACAACATGATATATGTTGCATCTACAAGTGGCCGTGTGACTGGCATATCTTTAGCG gtAGTACCATTCAGTGTGACATGGCTTTTTGAGGCAGGAGTGCCAATATTTGGATCTCTGTCTATGGACTCCAAATGCAGAAATG TTATTTGTTGCATGGTGGACGGTCATGTGCTCGCATTGAGTCCAGAAGGAGCTGTAGTTTGGAAG ATTTTGGTTTGTTGTCGAAATGGAAGCTTATACTCATTTGATTTG